The DNA window GATCCAAATAATGTTAGCTCAGCCCTTGATCTTGCAAAATTAACTGGAGCTATAATTAGAGACTTTCCAGATCATTATCAAATTTATAAGGAAAAAGAATTTTCCTATAGCGCTCCTGGAGAATATGTAGCACCTCAACCAAATAGGAATAGATTATTACATTTAGATGATATGTTTGATGGGGTTAAAACAGGTTATACAAGAGCAGCGGGCCATTGTTTGGTTGGTTCATCAACCAGAGATGATATGAGATTAATTGCAGTTGTTTTAGGAAGTGGTATTGATAAACGATTTGCTGATGTGAGAGCTTTAGTAGGTTATGGTTATCAATATTTTAAAACAAGAGAAATTGTCTCTTCTGGAGATGTGATTGATTCTTTAAGTGTTATAGCTGGAAATAAAGATAGTGTTTCCGTAGGTGTGGATAAAAGTGTAGTAATGACTTTAAAGAAAAATATTGACTTAGAGTTACAAATATTAGCCCAAGAAAGAATAGTTGCTCCTGTTATTGGAGGAACAACAGCAGGAACATTAAAGATCATAGATGAAGATGGCAATATAATTAATGAATCTGAATTAGTTTTTCTTGAAGACGTTGAAAAATTAGGTTTTTTTCAATACTGGTTTGCACTTATTTGGGATTGGATAAAATCTCTGTTTATCTAAATTAAACAAATTTAAAAACTACTTCTCTTAAAGAGTCCCATGGACTGCCTTTTAAGAAACCTTTGAATTTCTTATCTGACTCATCGAGCAAAGAAAGAGCACTCTGAATTTTCTTTTTAGTAAATCTTTTTGCGATCATGTTATATGGCTGAGAGTCCCAAATTCCTAATTTTCTTACTGAGCCACTTCTACTTAATATCATATTTATGGCTTGCAAATCTCTATTTAATAACCAAATGAGCAATGGAATAATTCCTGGCTCATTTTTCTCGTAGTAATTTATGATCTCAATTGCTGAATCTATTTTACTTGCCGACAATTGATTAATTATTAGATTGTGATTTTTAACAGAGTTTTCAGAAAAAATATTTTCGATATATTTTGAATCATTAACTATTTTTAATAATTCCATATCATTTAAAAGAAGAGAAAAGTTTCCTTCATATTGACGTTGCTGAATTAGAATTTGCTCATCAGTAACAAGCTTTTTTGGAAGAATAAATCTTAAGAAATTAAAAATTTCTGTTGGAGGCGGCTCTGAACAGTTTACAAAAATACCTTTCTTAAAATTTGTAAGTATTTCCTTTTTTGCTGTTTCTATTTTCAATTCAGTCATTTCTAATACTACTATTACATTTCCAGAAATATTTTTATCCTTTCGTCTAATTGTCTCTGCAAAAGGGTTCTTTTCTTCGGTCAAAGTCTTTGATATATACTCAATTTTTTCTTTGACATCCTTGTTGAGACGATTTTTTATAAAATTAATAAAAAGTACTTTGCTTGATGAAAACATATCTTGGGAAGCAAGTGATCCATTGAAATTTAGAATAAAATCTTCTTCCTCAATATCAAGTTTAATTTTTTTGTATTCAGAATCTAAAAAAGAATTCTCAATAATGTGTTCTTTTGACTTAAAAATGCAGGCTGGTTCTTTGCCGTAAATTACGAATAAATTCTCTTCTAAGTTCTTTTTCTGTAAAAAATCTAGACAACTGATATTCATTGTTGAATATTTTTTTTAATTTTCTCGCAGATATCTAGAATCATAAATTCTCTGTATTGTTTCTCTAATTCAAGTGACATATTTGAAGAAATATAATTTGTTGGACCCATCTGCATTGATTTAAT is part of the SAR86 cluster bacterium genome and encodes:
- a CDS encoding D-alanyl-D-alanine carboxypeptidase yields the protein MKQFSFLLLISLSINLFSSPIPKPPDLGVGSYILYEPTTDTVIASFNENESVEVASLTKLMTSYVVADQIKQGYISMEDEPTISVKAWQTPGSQMFIREGTKVKVSDLVKGMVIISGNDASVALAEHIAGSEENFVYLMDQYAVDLGLSNSDFNNSSGLPDPNNVSSALDLAKLTGAIIRDFPDHYQIYKEKEFSYSAPGEYVAPQPNRNRLLHLDDMFDGVKTGYTRAAGHCLVGSSTRDDMRLIAVVLGSGIDKRFADVRALVGYGYQYFKTREIVSSGDVIDSLSVIAGNKDSVSVGVDKSVVMTLKKNIDLELQILAQERIVAPVIGGTTAGTLKIIDEDGNIINESELVFLEDVEKLGFFQYWFALIWDWIKSLFI